tgggtgacccacagatgtgcctgccaacccccaacattctgtgattctgggagaaATCTGGCTTGCTCAGGGAACCCCATTTAGCAACAGAACTCACCAGCTGCGCCGCTAAGACACTCGAGAACTCGCTGTTCATTGCATAGGGAAGGGCTGTCTGCGCTCTCGAGCCATACGTGGTCTGAAACCTCTTCTTGATCTCATTCAGGAAGCCGAAGGCTCTGGATCGTTCGAAGTCCTGGAAGGAAGAGAGCAGACCATGTCCAGAGCTGCGTCAAGCCAGGAGTAACGCAGCGCGTGGGGCACGCGGCCAGCTGCGGAGAAACTGTAATTATCAGTTCTGAACAGGCAGCACCGCGGGATCTGCCTGGTCACCCCGGGCCAGGTTTCAGGCCCAGCTTCCTGGGCACTGGCTGCAGCAGACTCCGCCGGGGTATCCGAAGTTCCAGTTCTGTGCCTGGTACCTTCTTCCAGCGAGGGAGAAGTTTTGGCTTCAGCACTTCCAGAATTGAGGAGTATTGGGCGTACTGCACCGGCAGCCAGAGGCTGGCCTCTACATCTAGACTCTGCTGCACTGGGGCTGCTAAGAGAGAAACAAGGCAAAACCAAGGACTTCACCCCAAAACTAACTATGCACATGCAGCTGAGTTCCAGGCTCAGGCTTCAAACGTGAACGAGAACACACGCAGCAGCTCCAATGGGGGAAGAAAAGGCAGCTCAGATTAGCACCCACTACTGATTTTCATTGACGTACAGATACGAAAAAAGCCAAGACCTGCCAAGAGCCTGTCTGTGCAATAGCTGTAACCAAAATACTTACGTCATCCGTGATGCAGAGGTATATAATCCTGTCTTGGCAGATGTAATGAAACAGATagctgcagagaagagaaaaagaaaaaacaaaggtcaCTTGGAGCTGCCCCAGGACTAACCCTCCAGAAGACACTGCTGCCTGCGGGGCTTCACGGGCTGCAGAAGTAGGAGAGCAAATTCCAGTAACTCCACAGGAACCCACAGAGATGCCAGCACACCCCAGCCATCTTTGTGCAGGTTCAGTGTCTCCACTCCTACGAGCTACGCTCAACTAGAGGCCACCCACAAGCTCGAGAATCACCGGCCGCCCGTACTTCACAGCACTCCACGCTCAGCACTAACTCTGGGGGACATCGAGTCGCCAAACAACTTCAGTCCCACGTTCTTCCAGCTACGTACTCgtgaaaacaaaaccctgacaagaTGCCCAGGGGTAAGGTTTCTGTAATCAGTGTGCATTCAAGCACCCGTGCGCTAGTTCGCATGCGATGAGAGCTGCAGCTAACTGGAGTGACCAGCAAGACAAGACGTCGGGGAACCCGGCCGGCACAGTGATTTGCTTCTCCAGCCTTGCTCCTGCGACGGCTGGGTTGTGCTGCTTTCGGTTTTCATTGCAAAGGCCAAGAGACCAAAGCAACCGCAGCAGAAAATGAATCGGAACGAACACTAATCAGGCTGAACAGGCTTGAGTCACGTGGCCAGGTTAGCTAGGCACGTGCCAATGCCTTCGGTGGTGCTGAGCGAACCCAGATGTTAGTTAGCTGCAAGCCTCAGCGTCTTGAAAAACAGTGCAAAACAGTTCAAAGCAATattttcctatcaaaattaaaccAAGCTGTTATTTTAGGCCCATCAGAAAAACCCCCTTAGTTTGCACACAACTAAACCCAAACCAGAACCGATCAGAGCACTCTAGTTCAACCCACTGGCTTCAGCTGTTGCCCCCTCACTACCATTTGATGCTCCAGCAGGTGATGGGTTCTTCTGATGAGCACAGCGGGACATAATAGGAACAGAGCTGCAAAAAGGCCACCtgaatacttttttctttcccctaatTAAAAACTCAGAGTATCCTTTCACTTTGACATTTGAGTATTCCCCCAGCTTTCCCCAGGAAGCTTGTGGATCCTCTTACAAACTCCAGAACCAAAGCAAGTTAACGCATGTGCTGCGCTGCAGTTGCCTGGTGCAGCTGAGAGCGCAGCTCAGCAGCTTTCAAACTCAGGATTTGTATTCTATAAATAAGACGATACTGAAATAAGTTTTGGGGGTGGGCTAGAAGTATCCTTTACTGCCCTGAAggtctgttattaaaaaaaaaaaaaaatccctgcataaCCACAACTACTGCCCCTCCTTCCTGGAAGGAGAGAGGTAAAGCGTGTCGCCCCAGTGACTTGTAGCAGCACCTTAACAGCCGAGGCAGAATAACCCCAACAACTCCCGAAGCTACAGGGCTGGTTTTCCTTGGAGATCATATAAGACACAGGAgttcttcttaaaaacaaaaagaactcATTAAATGAGTTTAAGAAGTCcaaagaaagttaaaataaactccatttttttcccatttcagagGAGGGGAAACGATCCCAGGCAGAGAACAGGGCAATTTTCCAGCCTACAGGCTGGGACCCTGGCAAGGCAGAAGGATCCCTGAAACCCCACAGACCAAAGAACGACAACTCCTGGTGCTCACTCAGCTTCACACCTTTCACGTTCTGCCCAGTTAGCATGGCTAAGGTAAAAAAGACGTTATTCTGTGTCTCTACAAACCCAAAACCCTTGCTTTGTGACAGCAGGAAGAAGTTGCCAGCACCAAGCATGTGTGCGTGAAAATATTCAGCCCCCCCAAACAGATGGGTGGGaacccctccttcccctctgctagAGGGAAGGCAGGGTTGGCGGATTTTGACCGAGGAGGTGGTTGTCCAAATCACAGAAAAAAGCCAACCTACGACTTGTCAGAGGAGCGTGACTCTGCAGAGGAGACCCTCTGATGCTCAGCTCAGTGCCCAGAGCTGCAGAATGGCGCCTGCATGCTTTGATAGCACAATGCAAAGCAGAGCAACCACAAACTGCAGTGATCTTCTGCCACGTCTGTTAAATCCTCGTCAAGGAAAGAGTCAGTAACGAGCAAAAGACTGCACGCTTCGCAGCGTGCTCTGCAAGTGTAGGTGCACAGTTACCTCTCCCTCAGTGCTCCCCCGCACACAGCACACCGACCTCTGCCACAATTCAAGTTTTCACCTATAAAAGTCCACTACAGCGCTCCTAAAACTCCACTCTGTAGTTGGTGGAGCAGCACTCCAGGCAaagttaaaacaaaagaaaataaccgTACCCTTCAAATTACAGTAGAAGAAAAGATCTGGCATCCCAAGTGCTTCAGAGCCCAGGACAGGCAGCTTCCTCAGAAAGCTCACCCCAGGGCCCTCCAGTGCTCCCAAGCCAGGGAAGGGTGCGGGAAAACTACCCCAATCCTGAGCTCTCGATTCCTCAGGCAGCTGAAACAGCTCTAAGGCAACAGCTTGGGCAATACCGAGAATCCAGCCACGCTGCCAATTCCAAAAAAGAGCTGAAGCGGGGTCCAACGCTTCTAAATTTGCCCTCTCCACAGTTCTCTCTTCAGTTTGCACACCAGCACACTGACGTACCTACTTGACATGTGCAACACCTCAGCAGAGTCTCGGGCAGTGTGACATCTGATCCCTCAGTGCTACCAACAGCGAGCGAGGGCTGTTCAGAGATCAAGCCTGGGAAGAGTCCTCCTGTCCCGCAGCCTGGGTTTGTGGTAGCTCAAGGTGACTCTAAACACCTGCCAGCATGACTTCTCTCAAAGCCACCGGGATCCACAAGTGACCTGAGAAGGGTGATGTTTTTACCTAAAGCCACGTTCAAGCCAGCAAAAGACTCCAGAAGCCAAATACCAAAGACTCCAACAGTCTGAAACCCACAGCTGAGCACCCCCCAACTCACTCTGGAGTTGtataaaaacagaaaacctgaTTTTCTGTCAGCCTTGGTACTTACTGCTTAAGCTAAATTCAAATTCTGGTTCTGCTGCAAagttctggggggaaaaaaagtagctACTGAGCCGACTGCGCATTCCATCAGCACACAAACGCATCCAAATGTGAATTTGGCTCTCTCCATCTATTCCTATCCTGGTGCCTGCTCACTGTCCTCCTCCCATGCCCAGAAGAGAAGGCTTACTCACCTCCCATGTGAATAGGTCAGTTTGTTGTTCTCAGAGGGTATTTTCGCCAGGATCTGCTCCGTCACCTCCAGGAAGTTTCCTCCGCACCAGGCATGTTTGGCAAGGATGGTTGTGCCCCTCGCCACGACAGCGAAGAGGATGGCCATGACTTCAGACTACCTGGAAACAAAAACATGGCCAGAATCAGCCTCGCGTCCTCTGGCAGAGAAAGCACCATCATCTCCACAGGATTCTCAGCCCTCGAGACCGCGGGAGGGAGGCACGAGCTGGTTCAGTACTTCGACAGGATGCCGATATCGGAACGCCGCTCTCACTTCCCCTTCTGGGTGCTGTTCAGAGCGACACCAAGGCCACAACAGCCTCTAGAAGAAGGTTCATCTTACTGCAACTGCATGGGGTCCTACAGTCAGTGACACCACAAGGAATTTCTCCTACCTTGTTTCCACCTGGAGTTCTGGTTATTTGTACATATTTTTGCTCTTCAACTGATCCTTAAGGTTTTTTCGCTCGTTATTGAGAAAACTGCCTGCGGCCAGCCAGCTCCCGCTCAGAAAGGAACTGTCTCGCAGCTACGCTAAGCGCAGCTCATTATACAGACCAAGCCCACCGTGCCTAGCACATGACTGCTCGGGGTGAGACCTTGGCTCCGATCGCTATCGAACTGAAGCAGAAAATCTGCCACTTGCTTAGAGTCACGCCGGACGCGTCTCCATTTAATGCTGCAGAGATGCTGGCTGAGCGTATGTCGTCCCCGGGCTTCTGTAACGGCACATCGCCGGCATCCCGCAGAGCGAGACAGCGCATTTGCAAACCGACTGCCCTCAGCAACACACCACTCCAAGCCAACGTTCCTGCCTACGCATCAAACGGGACAGGTACAGCGCGCAGGTGTTCCAGGGCCAGACTTCTGCGAAGTCTCTAGAGTTGGAAAAACATGCCGGCTGTCATATAAAGGGACACACTTCATCAGCTCAGGTATCATCACATTAATCTCCTGACAGACCCCAGATCTAACAGGTGAAACCACACGTCAGGCCACAGCTGCGGCATCCGCTCGGCTGATCCAGCCCATCCATAAGCCTCTTTTCTGCTTAGGAAAGCCTTAGGAAGACTTCTGACCCTGCAAAACCCAAAAATCTTTTTCACTTTGCACTTGACTGCCCTCATATTGCCTgccttgttttcacagaatcccagcatggtcggggttggcagggacctctgtgggtcacccagtccaacccctgccgaagcagggtcacccacagcaggctgcacagcaccgcggccaggcagggctggaatatctccagagaaggagactccacagcctccctgggcagcctgggccagggctccgtcaccctcagagggaagaagttcttcctcgggttcagctggagcttcctctgcttcagtttgtgcccgttgccccttgtcctatcgctgggcaccactggaaagactctggccccgtcctcctgacacccacccttgagatacccGCCTGCGTTCTGGCTGGAAAGATCACACACCTCTTTCAATGCAACCAAGTAGCTTGGAGACCTCTCCAGAAACGGGCACAACCACAGAGGAGCAGGGGTTTAGCTCCAGGATCCGAAGGCCACAGGCAGGGAGGCTGAACACCGGCCGTGCCCGGCCAGCCCTCCCACCCCGCCGGCACCGACCGCAGGGACCCAGCGGTCTCCGCTGCACCGGGGGTCAGTCCTGCCACGCAGACAGATCTGCCCCGAAGAGCTTCTGCCCTCACGTCAGCTGGCACACAGAGGATCGCGTTGACAGTGGAAGCGGCGGAGGAGGAACGCAGAGCTCTTCACGAGGCTGTGAAGTCGAGACACAACCACGGCCCCACGGCATCGGGGCTCACTTTGTCAGTCTGAGACTGACAGGTTCAGGCTTGGCCAGCAACAACCACATCATCTCCCAAACCTCCCACAGGTTTAAGAGCTCAACGTTGGAGGGGAAGAAGAATAAACTCATGGATTTTTGCAGTGAACAGACTTCATGGCTAAGCTGCAACCACCTGGGAGCACTGTGGCACTTAGAGCCAGCGCTGCCGAAGGGAACAGAAAGCAAAGGATGGGGCTGACGAGGGGCCACAGCAAGCAAAGTGGGGAGCAGCACAGTGCGATGTCTCGAAGGACACCGCTTCGGAGCGGAGCACCCAGCCAAGCGCGCTCCAGAAGACCCCAGAGAGTTCCTAGtgccaggaaagggaagggagaacACCCCAGAGACAGCCTCACACCAGGCAGACACAAGTTCCCAGATAAGCTGTTCTCCTTCACTCTTCCAGAGCAGTGACACAAAAGGGCATCGATAACAGCAAGGGGGAGGAAGCACCAGAGCACATGGCACCAGCTCCCCCAGACAGATTTGGTGCTTTCACTTCCTCCTGGCCTCAAGCTGGCACTCCTCTGCCCCAGACACATGCCCCTCCACGTCCGCCAAGGACAGGAGGGAAGCCCCTTGTGCTGCTTTGCATGGCTTGCTTCTCATTTACCCTGTCAGAAGACCTGTTTTCAGAACGAAGGCAACTCATTGCATTTAGAATCATACAatcaaaggttggaaaagatctctaagatcatcgagtccagccatccacccaacaccaccacggctactaaaccatatcccgaagtgccacatctacacgttttttgaacacctccatggatggtgactccaccacctccctgagcagcctgttccaatgcctgatcactctttcagtaaagaaatttttcctaatatccaatctaaacctcccctgacgcaacttgaggcctttgcatcttgtcctattgctagttacctgggagaagagaccaaccccccctcactgcaccctcctgtcagggagctgtagagagcaataaggtcctccctcagcctcctcttctccagcctgaacagccccagctccctcagccgctcctcagcagacttgttctccagaccctccccagcctcgctgcccttctctgggcacaaAGACCCCCTGCTCGCTTCCCTTCTCCTCACTTACTGTGTCCACGTCCGCGCGCACCACTTCCTTCCCAGCCGCCGCTCCCACCTCGGTGCCAGCCTCATCTGGACGTGGCTCAGGGACTTCAACAACGGGATCTCCCTCCAGCTGATGCCCCCGCGCAGAGCCTGGCCGGAAGAAGGGCGGTGCGGAGCGCCCACACCAGCAGACCCTCTCCCACCACCGGCAAGGGAACTGGGGTGTGCAAACAGCAGTTCCCTGCCTCAGCCCCCACCCTTCCAGCCTGCAGCAAGCGAGCCCCAGCTCATTTTCAGACGTGGGGACAAACAGCcaggtttgtttttccttcctcccacAGCCACAGGTGTGCTGGCTTGCAGGCTCACAGCCGCCCTCTAACACCAACCCTGACAGCACTGCAGGAAAGAACCAAATTCTTCTACATCCAAGAGGAGATAATCTTTGAACACAAGGACGGGTGGTGCTTCTTACGCTCAGTTAAGCGGTGTCTATGTGCACCTGAAGATGATTATGGAAGCTACAGAATATGGGAAAGCAAAGGTAACAGTTTTTCCCTTTAAATACTTCCTAAGGAGAATTCTCAGCACAAAGACACCCAAGGAGGAAGAACATCAAGCAGAGAGGAAAGCTGTGATTACTCACTATCTGCAAcacaagaatgaaaataaaaggtcGAGAACAGGTTCCAGCAGCGGGCAGCAGTTCTTCGCACAGCGCAGCCTCTGAAGCTCATTCCCACACGTTATCATGAGGAAAAGAGCTCACTGAGTTCAGCGAGTAACTGCCAAGTTTATGGAGGAAAATCATCACTATTAAACAAATATCACCCAAGCAGCCGCTCACTGGAGCCTAAGAGCTAATCctgagcttctgctgctcttccctaGGCAGCCCACCAGCCACCTTCAGGCTGACTCAGTACCACCATTCCCAACGCCAAGAATCACTTACTCTACACAAGTCCAggagtttttttttccagggagaaACCCTACAAAGAGCAAGTCACCCCTCCAAGCagcagcacgggcagcccgccaaGTCAGACCCCCAGCTGAGCTCCCGACCCTCGCGGTGCTGGAGCTCCAGGGCTGCTCACTGCGCTGCTCTTCTCGTACAGGAAGACTCCAGAGTTACACACAGGCCTGCgaagtgccagtgctcccagtttaGAGCCACTGCCTTAAAGGAGTTTAGAAACAGGCTTCCAAGGCACCCTGTCATCACTTGCAACACTTGAACTACCATCACATGACAAGCAGAGAGCCAAGTCGTCTGCGAAGCCTCTCAGAAGGCcggccccagcctcctcctcccagcGCCTCCGAGCCAGCCTGCCAGATCGCATCTCACAGAGAGGGTTTTGGAGCTGCCCCACTGCAGAAAACCCAAACTTCCTTCCAGAAAGCTGTACCTAGCAGAGCCCACAGACTGGTCAACCCGCACAAACCAGCTGGggtgctcccagcacccagccctccgACGTCCTGCCACAGAAGATTTACGTGGCCAACCTAGcagggcttgcttttttttttttcctccttcctttcccttttaaGCCAGCCTTAAATTGCTCCATCAGCCACATGCTGATCACATTACAGCAGGAAAAGCAGTCAGAGATTCCAGTGATATTCTGCTGCCTCTGGCCTTCAAAAGCTGCTCTCAGCGGATGGAAGTCCAAGGGTCACAAAGCGGGACGCCAGTGCTCTAGGTGAGGACTCGCCTACCTCTAGTTAAACAGAAGCTGAGGGAGTTACTAGTCACCAGCCCGCTCTCCGCAGACCTGAAGAGACCAAAAGCTTCAGCCTGATGCTCACAGCATTATTTAAGACGGGGGCATCTGGACCTGGCATTGAGCAGAAGCGGGGATTACTCAGAGCTAAAACATCATGGTGTCGGCAGCTCCTCGGAACTCGCGCGCAGGAGCCACTGCCTCCACCTGAAGAAGCTGCAACAGAAGAGAAGCCAAGCCAAAAACCAGACCAAACAAGTTTACAAAGATGAAACAAAACCAGACCTTGGATAACTCCAGTTAAAGGGTCATCGCACCAGAGACAGGCAGCCACATGGCTGATTCTCACCTTGTAAAAAGGAACGATGAGCTGCCACACAACTCTTCCTGTTTCTCCTGAATAAAGCGACAGCAGCTCACTCCTGTCTGACAAGGCCACAGAGAGAGCACAAACGCTTTCCcagcaaaaaaataatagctgtggccaaaaaaaacccccaaaattaaacaaaaacaacacatTCAACTGTCCAGTCCTTCAGAAGTGATTCTCTACAGGCTTGGACTCATCCCCTGTCCTGCACCTCGGCTTTGACTAATTTAACCCCAAGATGCAAATTACACAAACTGCACTTC
The Opisthocomus hoazin isolate bOpiHoa1 chromosome 14, bOpiHoa1.hap1, whole genome shotgun sequence DNA segment above includes these coding regions:
- the VAMP7 gene encoding vesicle-associated membrane protein 7, with the protein product MAILFAVVARGTTILAKHAWCGGNFLEVTEQILAKIPSENNKLTYSHGSYLFHYICQDRIIYLCITDDDFERSRAFGFLNEIKKRFQTTYGSRAQTALPYAMNSEFSSVLAAQLKHHSESRGTDQVAETQAQIDELKGIMVRNIDLVAQRGEKLELLIDKTENLVDSSVTFKTTSRNLARAMCMKNLKLTIVFVIMSVVVLYIIVSVACGGLAWPSCVQK